One genomic window of Leptotrichia shahii includes the following:
- a CDS encoding GH25 family lysozyme, whose product MEKFIKFLIIVIIVGGIAGFLEISGYLYHNEILAQIAGYNTQGLDISHHQEKVNWTRVDPKYKFIILKATEGQNFLDTDFLYNWNNARLNGFIVGAYHFFTMTSSGVAQADFYISKVSASDKTLPPIIDLEISTKKYKKKDVIKNLEEMVDKLEKHYKKRVIFYVNYNTYNVYIKGEFPKNKIWITDYKYFPRIKEDNRWIIWQVSRRGRIDGIPGFTDKNVLRKGMTVEDLIEQNKIN is encoded by the coding sequence ATGGAAAAATTTATAAAATTTTTGATAATTGTAATAATTGTTGGAGGTATAGCAGGTTTTTTGGAAATTAGCGGATATTTGTACCATAATGAGATTTTGGCACAAATAGCAGGTTATAATACACAAGGATTGGATATTTCACACCATCAGGAAAAGGTAAACTGGACTCGTGTAGATCCAAAATATAAATTTATTATTTTAAAGGCGACTGAAGGACAAAATTTTCTTGATACAGATTTTTTGTATAACTGGAATAATGCTAGATTAAATGGCTTTATAGTTGGAGCATATCATTTTTTTACAATGACAAGCAGTGGCGTGGCACAAGCAGATTTTTATATAAGTAAAGTTTCTGCTTCTGATAAGACATTGCCACCAATTATTGATTTAGAAATATCTACAAAGAAGTATAAAAAAAAGGATGTAATAAAAAATTTAGAGGAAATGGTCGACAAACTTGAGAAGCATTATAAAAAAAGAGTAATTTTTTATGTGAACTACAATACTTACAATGTATATATAAAGGGAGAATTTCCTAAAAATAAAATATGGATTACAGATTATAAATATTTCCCTAGAATAAAAGAAGATAACAGGTGGATAATCTGGCAAGTTTCAAGACGTGGAAGAATTGATGGAATCCCAGGATTTACTGATAAAAATGTACTTAGAAAAGGAATGACTGTAGAGGATTTGATTGAGCAAAATAAAATAAATTGA
- the serS gene encoding serine--tRNA ligase → MLEMKYIRENADKVREYLKNRNSDFDLDSLLKFDEDRRNLLQEVEMLKKERNESSSLIGKYKQEGKDPAELLARMQTVSAKIKELDQKVAEIDEKQLELAYTIPNKLSDTTPVGKDEDENVEVRKWGTPREFDFEIKSHDELGVELGILDFERGAKLGGSRFTVYKNAAARLERALIAFMIDVHTQEEDFEEIFTPQLVKKEMMVGTGQLPKFADDAYKIEGEEMYLIPTAEVTLTNLHNGEILDEEELPKHYCGYTACFRKEAGSGGRDLKGLIRQHQFNKVEMVKIVKPETSYDELESMVNSAEKILQKLELPYRVLALCSGDLGFSAAKTYDLEVWVPSQNKYREISSCSNTEDFQARRAMIKYREKETKKSHFVHTLNGSGLAVGRTLLAIMENYQQEDGTIKIPEVLVPYMGGMTVIK, encoded by the coding sequence ATGTTGGAAATGAAATACATAAGAGAAAATGCTGATAAAGTCAGAGAATATTTAAAAAATAGAAATAGTGACTTTGATTTGGATTCATTGCTGAAATTTGATGAAGATAGAAGAAATTTACTTCAGGAAGTGGAAATGCTGAAAAAGGAAAGAAATGAATCAAGTTCATTAATTGGAAAATATAAGCAAGAAGGAAAAGATCCTGCTGAATTACTTGCTAGAATGCAAACTGTAAGTGCCAAAATTAAGGAACTTGATCAAAAAGTGGCTGAAATTGATGAAAAACAGTTGGAACTTGCTTATACGATTCCAAATAAATTAAGTGATACGACTCCAGTTGGAAAAGATGAAGATGAAAATGTGGAAGTTAGAAAATGGGGAACTCCGAGAGAGTTTGACTTTGAAATAAAATCACATGATGAACTAGGAGTAGAACTTGGGATTTTAGACTTTGAAAGAGGGGCAAAACTTGGTGGTTCAAGATTTACAGTTTATAAAAATGCAGCAGCAAGACTGGAAAGAGCATTAATTGCTTTTATGATTGATGTTCATACTCAAGAAGAAGATTTTGAAGAAATTTTTACACCGCAGCTTGTAAAAAAAGAAATGATGGTTGGAACTGGACAACTTCCTAAATTTGCTGATGATGCTTATAAAATCGAAGGGGAAGAAATGTATTTAATTCCAACGGCAGAAGTAACGCTTACAAATTTACATAATGGAGAAATTTTAGATGAAGAAGAATTGCCTAAACATTACTGTGGATATACAGCTTGTTTCAGAAAAGAAGCTGGTTCAGGTGGACGTGATTTAAAAGGGCTAATTCGTCAACATCAATTTAACAAAGTTGAAATGGTAAAAATTGTAAAACCTGAAACTTCTTATGATGAACTTGAATCAATGGTAAATAGTGCAGAAAAAATATTGCAAAAATTGGAATTGCCATATAGAGTGCTGGCACTTTGCAGCGGAGATTTAGGATTTAGTGCAGCAAAAACTTATGATTTGGAAGTCTGGGTGCCAAGTCAAAATAAATATAGAGAAATTTCTTCTTGCTCAAATACAGAAGATTTTCAAGCTAGACGTGCGATGATTAAATATAGAGAAAAAGAGACTAAAAAGAGCCATTTTGTTCATACTTTAAATGGATCAGGACTTGCTGTAGGAAGAACATTGCTTGCAATTATGGAAAATTATCAGCAAGAAGATGGAACTATAAAAATTCCAGAAGTATTGGTGCCGTATATGGGCGGAATGACAGTTATAAAATAA